The Rhopalosiphum maidis isolate BTI-1 chromosome 1, ASM367621v3, whole genome shotgun sequence genome has a segment encoding these proteins:
- the LOC113550548 gene encoding arrestin red cell: MDKNNGESDSVARGNLRQPTRVFKKSSPNGKITVYLGKRDFVDHITNVDPIDGVVLVDPDYVKGRKVFGHVLAAFRYGREDLDVLGLTFRKDLYIASEQIYPVGNIRTPTRLQERLIKKLGPNAIPFYFELPPHCPASVTLQPAAGDTGKPCGVDYEFKAFVGDTAEDKPHKRNSIRLAIRKIMYAPKKEEVQPSVEVYKEFVMSPNKLYLEASLDKELYYHGESISVNVHIANNSNRTVKKVKVFVRQFADICLFSTAQYKCTVAELESEDGCPVGPGFTLSKVYTVKPTLHNNKDKRGLALDGQLKHEDTNLASSTIVSNPSQKENLGIIVQYKVKVKLCLGALAGELTAELPFILMHPKPEEEVLPIVNNIVNSGTAVDDNGVRVDNLIELDEESPAPSHDEDIIFEDFARLRLKAGND; this comes from the coding sequence atggatAAGAATAATGGTGAGTCAGATTCTGTTGCCCGAGGTAATCTTAGACAACCAACCAGGGTGTTTAAGAAAAGCTCACCGAACGGTAAAATAACTGTTTATTTGGGTAAAAGGGATTTTGTTGATCACATTACCAATGTTGATCCTATCGACGGCGTGGTTTTGGTCGATCCCGATTACGTCAAAGGAAGAAAGGTATTTGGCCATGTTTTAGCCGCTTTTCGATATGGCCGTGAAGACTTGGATGTGCTTGGTTTGACTTTTCGAAAAGATCTTTATATAGCATCTGAACAAATATATCCTGTTGGAAATATACGAACTCCAACTAGGCTACAAGAACGTTTGATCAAGAAACTTGGTCCAAATGCTATACCATTTTATTTCGAATTACCACCACATTGCCCAGCATCTGTTACGTTGCAACCAGCTGCGGGTGATACAGGAAAACCGTGTGGAGTAGACTATGAGTTCAAAGCATTTGTTGGCGATACAGCTGAAGACAAACCTCACAAGAGAAATTCAATAAGGCTGgctattagaaaaattatgtacGCACCCAAAAAAGAGGAAGTGCAACCATCAGTTGAAGTATACAAAGAGTTTGTTATGAGCCCCAACAAATTATACTTAGAAGCATCCTTGGATAAAGAACTTTATTACCATGGGGAAAGTATATCAGTAAATGTCCACATAGCCAATAATTCTAATCGAActgtaaaaaaagtaaaagtgTTTGTTAGACAATTTGCTGATATATGTCTGTTTTCCACTGcccaatataaatgtactgtTGCTGAATTAGAGAGTGAAGACGGTTGTCCTGTTGGTCCTGGTTTCACTTTATCTAAAGtatatacagtaaaacctACTTTGCACAATAACAAAGATAAACGTGGCTTAGCTTTGGATGGGCAATTAAAGCATGAAGATACAAATCTTGCTTCTTCAACAATAGTGAGCAATCCTTCACAAAAAGAAAACCTAGGGATTATTGTTCAATATAAAGTGAAGGTAAAACTTTGCTTGGGCGCTTTAGCAGGTGAGTTGACAGCTGAACTTCCATTTATTTTGATGCACCCTAAGCCTGAAGAGGAAGTACTtccaatagtcaataatattgtaaactcTGGTACAGCAGTTGATGACAACGGTGTACGTGTTGATAATTTGATTGAATTAGACGAAGAAAGCCCTGCACCATCTCATGATGAAGATATCATCTTTGAAGATTTTGCTCGTTTACGACTAAAAGCtggtaatgattaa